In the genome of Acidobacteriota bacterium, the window CCGTGAAAGGGCAGTGTCCTAGGCCGGGCTAGACGATGGGGACGCCCTGTGAAGGCGGTATCCTAGCAAAAAGATTCCGGCTTTGTCTAGTCGGCGTGGGCGATTGGCGGTGGTGGTATTCTGGCGGGGATGAAGGTTGATCGGATCGTGGCTACGGGGCCGCTTCCTGAGTGGGCGGAGGGGCGAATTGGGGGGGCGTTTCGGCTGTTTGTCGCTTCCAATCCTGATCCCCGCTCGCTGGTGGGGGAATTGGGGGCGGATGTGGCGGCGATCATTGCCCGCAGCTCCACGCGGATCGATGCGCGGGTCTTTGAGGCCGCCCCCAATCTGCGCGTCATCGGACGTACCGGGGTGGGATACGACTCGGTCGATGTGGAAGCGGCAAGGCGGCGACATGTCGTGGTGCTCTATACCCCAGATGCCGTGACCCAGGCCACGGCCGAGCACACCGTGTCGCTGCTGGTGGCGGCCGCCAAGGATGTGCCCGGCTGGCAGCGGCGGGTGGGCGAGGGGCGCTGGACCGAGCGCAACCGCGTCCTCAACCGCGATCTCTACGGCAGTACCCTCGGCATCGTCGGCTATGGACGCATCGGGCGGCGCGTCCATGAGTTGCTCAAACCCTGGGGCATGACGGTGCTGGCTTGCGATCCGCATGTCGGGGGAGCCGAAATGGAGTGCTGCGGGGCACGTCCGGTGACGCTGAGGAAACTGTTGCGGGAGAGCGATTTCGTCACCTTGCATTGTCCGCTCAACGAGTCTACCCGGGGTCTTATCAATGCCGAGAACCTGCGTCAGGCACGCAAAGGGGCCGTGCTGGTGAATTGCGCCCGCGGGGGACTGATCGAAAGCAACCAGGTTCTGATGAAGGCTCTGCAGGAAGGTGGGCTGTCGGCGGTGGCGCTGGACGTCCTGGAAAAAGAGCCGCCCGCTGCCGGCGATCCTTTGATGCGTCATCCCCGCGCCATCGTTACCGCCCATGTGGCCAGCCGCACCCCCCGCACCCAGCGCATCATGGTGGAAACCCTCCTCGACGACCTGATGGCCGTCCTCACCGGGGGGCATCCCAGACCGGGGAACGTGGTGGGTTGATCGGCCTTCCCGCGGCGTTGTGCCTCATGCGAAGCCCTCCAATGTTGCTGCGGGCCTTCATTACAGGCGGAGGGCCCTCGCCGGGATGGGGCCTTGCCTCCATCGCCGCAAGGATGCGCCTCCCACCCCCCATGCGCCGGCTCGCTTGCCGACTTACAGGGGAGCGGCTGGGCTGATGCTGCAGGGAGGTCTGGCGCGGCAATGATGGTAACCTTTCCCTGATGGCGAATCCGAAGCTGCGCTACCTTGAGGCCATACCGATTCGGGAGGACGGACAGCAATTGGTGGTGTTGCGCGATCCGTTGCAGATCAGCGAACAGATGCTGGCCGTCACTCCGGCCCTCTACGGGCTGATGATGCTCTTCGACGGCCGCCGTACGCCCCAGCAGGTGCGGGCGGAGGTGGAGCGGGTCACCCAGCAACCTTTCAGCAGCGAGGACCTGCAGAGCATTCTCGACCAATTCGACGAAGCTCTTTTCCTGGAGAACGAGCGCTTCGCCCAACGCCACCGCCAACTCCTCGAGGACTTCCGCTCCAGCTCCCTGCGCGAGTCATCCCACGCCGGACAAAGCTATCCAGCCCAAGCGGAGGATCTGTCGCGCCTGATCGCCGACTTCTACGCCGCCCCCCAAGGCGCCGGAGCTCCCGGCAAGGCCGCCGCTCCTCCTCCCCTGGCCCTCATCGCTCCCCACATCGACCCGCGCCTGGGAGGCCCCTGCTACACGCACGCCTACCGGGCCCTGGCCGAGTGCGAAAGGCCTGATCTCTTCGTGATCCTGGGGACAGGACACCACGGGCTGCCCGAACTCTTCTCCGTCTCCCGCAAGGACTTCCAGACTCCTCTAGGAACCGCCGCCACCGACCGCGAGTTCGCCGACCGCCTGCTGGAAAACGCCGGCGACGGACTGTTTCAGGAAGACCTCACCCACCGCAGCGAACACACCATCGAATTCCAGGTGGTTTTTTTGCAGCACCTGTTGGGATCGCGGCCCTTCAAGATCCTTCCGGTGCTGGTGAGCTTCTCCTACCTCAACTTCCAGCATCCTTCGGTGGCCGACCAACACCGCCGCCTCTTCGACCGCTTCCTGGAAGCGCTGCGCCGCACGGCCGATCAGTCGGGACGGCGCATCTGCTACATTGCCAGCGTCGACCTGGCTCACATCGGACCCCGCTACGGAGACGACTACCGTCCTCGGGAGGAACACATCGAGGAGGTGCGCCGGAAAGACCTGGAGATGCTCGATCCCCTGCTTGAAGGCGATGCCGCCGAGTTCTTCCGCTACGTGGCCGAAGAAGAAGACCGCCGCCGCATCTGCGGGTTCTCTCCTCTCTACACCCTCTACACGCTGCTGCAGGGCCGTTCCACCCGCATCCTCGACCATTCCCACGCGCAAATGGACGAGACCGGCTCCTTCGTCACTTTCACCAGCGCGGTAATTGATGGAGAATAGGTCATCACTGAAGGCGAGGACAAGGAAGCATGGCTACGATGACTACTTTGCTGATGGCTCTTTGGATGCTGGCGGCGCCGGGCGCTGAAGACGATATCGTCAAGCTGCTGCAGGACCAGGCCGAGGCCTGGAACCAGGGCGACCTGGAGGGCTTTATGGAGGGGTACTGGAATTCTCCCGACCTGACCTTCTACTCGGGAGGAAACATCACCAGGGGCTGGCAAGCCACGGTGGAACGCTACCAGCGCCGCTACCAGAGCGAAGGACGCGAGATGGGCCACCTGGTCTTCTCAGACCTCAAGGTGGAGATGCTGGGCGAGGATGCCGCCTTGGTGAGAGGACGCTGGCAGCTCACCCTCTCGGACGGTAGCCAACCCGGCGGACTTTACACCCTCATCCTGCGCCGCTTCGAGGACGGCTGGAAGGTCACCCACGACCACACCTCTTCGGCGGATTAGGGCTGCCTGTCACGATCGCTGCGGGACTTCTTCTAGGGACGGTTGGCTCTCGCCGGGTTGTGGCCTTGCCTCCATCGCCGCAAGGATGCGCCTCCTACGGGACTTTCTTCCAGCCTTCTCTGATTTCGGGGAGCATTGCGCCCATCGCGAAGCCCCCCCATGACCTCACTTGGCCGGTCCCACCAGTTCGTAGACGTGTCCGTCGGGGGCCCGGAAATAGGTCCAGCGCAGGGTTTTGCCCTGACGGACAGGTCCGATGAACTCGACGCCGCGGGACTCGAAGTGGCGGCGGGCCTGATCGACGTCTTCGACTTCCAGGCCCATGACCGGAGTGTCCAGAGGCTCGTCGGGGATGGAGCCGGGGGCGAAGAGCTCGACGCGGTCTCCATTGGGCAGCAGGAAATCGACGTAGTCGGACTCTTCATCGAAGAGCTCCAGGCCCAGCTTGTCGCTGTAGAACTCGCGCATTTCCTGATAGCGGTCAGTCCGCACGCCCATCCATTTCAGCGACTTGATCATGACTTTTCCTCGTCAGGGTTAGGGCTTAGTGAGCTCGAACCAGTAGAACCCGTAGGGACCCATGGTGAGCAGATAGGGGAGTTCACCGATGCGGGGGAAGGGATTCTCGCTGAAGCAATCGATGGGCTGATAGCCGTTGAACTGCCTCAGGTCGAGTTCCACGAACTGGCTGTAGCGGGAGAGGTTGTTGACCACCAGCATGACCTGCCCGTCCTGGACGCACAGGTAACTGACCACGCGATTGTTGTCGGGATGCAGGAAGTGGATCTCGCCCCGCGAGAAGGCTGGGTAGCTCTGGCGGATCCGGATCAGCCGCTTGACGTAGTTGAGGAAAGAGGAGCGATGGCGCTGGGCGCTCTCTACGTTGACGCCCTGATAGCTGTATCCCGGATCGCTGATGACGGGGAAGTAGAGCTTGCTGGGATCGGCCCGCGAGAACCCGGCGTTGCGGTCGTCGTTCCACTGCATGGGCGTACGGCATCCGAAGCGGTCGCTGAGGTAGATGTTGTCGCCCATCCCGATCTCGTCTCCGTAGTAGAGGATGGGCGAGCCGGGCAAGGTCAGCAGCAGGCTGTGGAGCAATTCCACCGCCCGGCGGTTGTTCTCCATCAAGGGAAACAGGCGGCGGCGGATGCCCAGGTTGAGCTTCATGCGCGGGTCTGAAGCGTACTCCTGCCACATGTAGTCGCGCTCGTCCGCCGTCACCATCTCCAGCGAGAGTTCGTCGTGGTTGCGCAAAAAGGTGGCCCACTGGCAGTCCCGCGGAATCTCGGGCAGGTTGACGATGATGTTCTCGATGGGCTCGCGGTCCTCGCGCCGGATAGCCATGAACATGCGCGGCATGATGGGGAAGTTGAAGCACATGTGAAACTCGTCGTTGTCGCCGAAGTATTCCACCACGTCGTCGGGCCACTGGTTGGCCTCGGCCAGCAGCACGCGTCCGGGAAAGTGCTCGTCCACATGGGCCCGCAGCTTTTTGCAGAATGCGTGCGTCTCAGGCAGGTTCTCGCAGTTGGTGCCCTCGCGTTCGAAGAGGTAGGGGACAGCGTCCACCCGGAATCCGTCCAGCCCCTTGGCCAGCCAGAAATCGACCACTTCGAGCATCTCTTTCTGCACCTTGGGATTGTCGTAGTTGAGATCGGCCTGGTGAGAGAAGAAGCGGTGCCAGTAATGCTTTTTGGCTTGGTTGTCGTAGGTCCAGTTGGAGGGCTCGGTATCGACGAAAATGATGCGGGCGTCGGAGTAGGTCGAGGGGTCGTCGCTCCACACGTAGTAGTCGTGGTAGGGCGACTGGGGATCGCGGGCCTGCTTGAACCATTCGTGTTCGATGCTGGTGTGGTTGACGACCAGATCGGCAATCACGCGCAATCCTCGGGCATGAGCCTCGCGCAGGAAAACCTCGAAGTCCTTGATCGTCCCGTAGTCGGGATGGATGCGGTAATAGTCGGCGATGTCGTATCCGTCGTCGTCCAGAGGCGAAACATAGAAGGGCAGCAGCCAGATGCAGGTCACCCCCAAGTCCCCGATGTAATCGAGCTTTTGGGTGAGTCCTGCAAAGTCCCCTATGCCGTCGGCGTTGGAATCGTAGAAAGCGCGCACGTGGACTTCATAGAAAATGGCGTCTTTATACCAGTCGTGCTGGCTATGGTCGATCTTGCTCTCATTCATCGAGCGTATTGTAGGAAATAGGTTCCCTCATTGTGAAGTCGAAGTGCGGGATATGGCTCAGGCAAAGCTGAGCAGAATGGCCCAAGTAAGGACCCTCGCGCCCTCCAAAGCCCGCCAATCCTGACTTTCCGAAATTGCACGCGGCTTGCATAAAAAGAAGGTGCGTTTGCGAAAGGAGCAGAGAAATGATTTCCACAGGCGCTGAAGGCCGAGCCGTTCACCCCTCCATGGTCGATTTCGACCGCTCTCCATTCGTTGCCATTTGGGAGACTACCCGGTCCTGCGACCTGGCCTGCCGCCATTGCCGGGCTGAAGCCATTCCCGATCCTCTTCCCGGAGAACTGAACCATCAAGAAGGGCTGGGACTGCTGCATGACTTGGCCGAGATGGGGACGCCCATCTGCGTCCTCTCGGGAGGCGATCCGGCCAAACGTCCCGACTTGCTTGAACTGATCCGCTACGGCCGCAAGGCGGGCATGCGCATGGCCACCATCCCTGCTGCAACCGCCCGTCTCGAGCGCGGGCTGGTGGAAAACCTGAAGGAGGCCGGACTGGCTCAAATGGCCCTCAGTCTGGACGGTCCCTCGGCTCAGGTCCACGACTCCTTCCGCAATACTCCCGGAACTTTCCACCGCACCCTGCAAGGCGCCCGCTGGGCCCGCGAGGCGGGGCTTCCCTTGCAGATCAACACCACCTTGAGCGCCTTCAACTACCAGCACTTCGACGCCATCGCCGACTTGGTCAGCCAATTGGGCGTGGTGTTCTGGGAGGTTTTCTTCCTGGTGCCCATGGGACGCGGACGCGACGTCGACCAGCTCAACGCCCAGCAGTACGAAGACCTCTTTGCCCGCCTGGCCCGGCTGGCTTCGCAGGTCGACTTCGTGGTCAAGATCACCGAGGCGCCTCACTACCGCCGCTACCTGCTGCAACACCGTCCTGGCGGGGCGGCCACCGGGCATCGCCGAGGACATGCCGGCGGGCATCCGGGCACAGGCGTCATGCACATGCCCGGCGGAACCATCCCGCGCCACCTCCCGGAGCGCATGAAGCGCGACTTCGGGCACGGCGGAGCCATCGGACTGGCGCCCCGCGGCGTCAACTCGGGCAACGGACATCTTTTCGTGGCCTACAACGGCGACGTCTTCCCCAGCGGATTCCTGCCCCGCAAGTGCGGCAACATCCGCAGCAGGCCGCTGGCCGAAATCTACCGCAATCATGCGGTCTTCCGCCAACTCCGCACTCCTTCCCTGCTTAAGGGCAAGTGCGGAATCTGCTCCTTCAAACGCATCTGCGGCGGATCGCGGGCGCGGGCCTATGCCATGACAGGCGACTATCTGGCCGAAGAGCCCTTCTGCGCCTACGATCCGCCGCGGACATCTGAAACATCAGCGGCCCAGAGTCCGGCCATGGCCTAGAAGAGCGCAGGAGCCATCTCATGAGCCGCAAGACACGCATCGGAATCGTCGGAGGAGGCATCTCGGGGCTGGTGACCGCCTTCTACCTGAAACAAGGCTCCGCAAAGCGGGGAGTGCCGCTGGAGATCACTCTGCTGGAGCAATCCCAACGGCTGGGCGGCGTGATCCGTTCTCAGCGAGAGGGCGACTTTTTGCTGGAAGCCGGGCCGGAAGGCTTCGCCTCCCACAAGCCGGCGGCCCTGCGGCTGGTATCCGAACTGGGCCTCGATGACAAGGTGGTCGGTTCCAACGATCACCTGCGCAAGACCTACCTTTACAGCGAGGACCGCCTGCGCGAATTCCCCGACGGAATGATGTTTCTGGCTCCCATGCGGCTGCTTCCCTTTTGGCGCACCGCGCCCCTCAGCCGCCGCGGACGCCTGCGGGCCCTGATGGAACCGCTCATCAGCCACAGCCAGGGAGACCCCAGCATCCAGCAGTTTCTGCGCCGCCGCCTGGGAGCGGAATTCACCGACAAGCTGGCCCAGCCCATGGTGGCCGCCATCTACGGCGGGGACGCTGCGCGCCTCAGCGCCCCCTCGGCCATGGCAGACTTCTACCGCCTTGAACAGCGCTTCGGGTCCCTCTACCGCGGCATGCGCTGGCTCAACAGCCTCAGCAAGGGACGTCCACAGCGCTCCTGCTATCTGTCCTTCCAGGGGGGCATGCAGACCTTGGTGGACGAACTTCAGCGCCGCCTTCAAGACAGCGATATCCGACTGGGACTGCGGAATCTTCGGCTGACGTCCTGGAACGGGCGCCTCAACCTCGAGGCCGGGAGCCACCGGGACAGCTTCGACCGCTTGATCCTGACCACGCCGGCCTACGCCGGAGCCTCCATCCTGCGTCCCCTGCTGCCCGAGGCGGCGCCGCCCCTGCAAGACATTCCCTACGGCTCCAGCCGTCTCGTCTATCTGGCCTACCGGCGTCAGGACTTTGACCATCCCCAGGACGGATTCGGCTTCATCGTCCATCCCGAGCAGAGGGCGGCCGTGGACGCCTGCACTTGGGTCAACCGCAAGTTCGAGGGGCGCTGCCCGCAGGACGCGGTGCTGATGCGGGTGGCGGTCCACCAGCGGCGCCTGCGCCGTCTGCCCGAGTCCGACCAGGGACTGGCTGAGGCCGTGCACCGCGATCTGCAGCGCATCATGGGCTACTCCTGCCAGCCGCTGCTGCAGCGCGTCTTCAGCGTGAGCCGGGCCATGCCTCAACTGACGGTCGGTCACTCGCAGCGCATGCAGGCGGTCAGGCAGGCCCTCCGGCGCGTCCCCGGACTCTACCTGACCGGCGCCTTCGCCGGCGGCGTAGGCATCCCCGAGTGCATCCGCTCCTCCCACGATATCAGCCAGCAAGTCCTCGACTCCCTCTAACAGCTAATCGACCCGATAGCCGGCGGGTGGGAGGCGCATCCTTGCGGCGATTGTCATAAACCGTTACCAGACACCTCCCCACCTCAGCCTCCACGACCTCCCAAAGACGTCTCCCCTCCCCATTGGCAAATGTCGCATCGATAAGGCATGATGCTTGTAACAGAGGAGGTGAGCCTTGATCGTGGCCGAGATGTTGCGGGAAACCCTGCGCCAACTGCGTCGTCATCCCTTCTTCGCCCTGGCCGTGGCTTTGACCCTGTCCCTGGGAATCGGCGTCAACGCCGTCATGTTCGGCATTGTCGACCGCATGCTGATGCGTCCCCCGCTGCACGTCAGCGAGCCGCAACAAGTCAAGATTCTCTATCGCCACCAGATCCACCAGGGAAAAGCCGTGGCTGGAAACGAACTGACTTACGGCAACTACCTGGCTCAACGCGATCATTCGTCCTTCGAGAGCATCGGCCTGCAACTGGCCCTGCAGCCGCTGTCCGGCCACGGCGAGGACACCCGAAGGCTGGAAGCCCGCCTGGTCAGCGCCTCCTTCTTCCCCACCCTGGGCGTGCAGCCCTACCGGGGACGCTTCTTCACGGCCGAAGACGACCAACCCCAGAGCCATCCTGTAGCGGTGCTCAGCCACGCCTTCTGGATGGAGCACTTCGGCGGCGACCCCGAGGTCCTCAACCGCCGTCTCGAGGTCGACAGCCTGGAGTTCGACGTAGTGGGAGTGGCGCCTGCCGGATTCACCGGCTTCCAACTGGCGCCCGTGGACGTCTGGTTGCCCTTTGACCGCGCCATCCGCGGCCTCGATCTGCGCACGGACCGCTGGCTCGATCCCGGGGCTCCCTGGAGCTGGGCGCAGGTGGTTGTGCGCCTCAAGCCCGGTGTCTCGATAGAAGCTGCTGAAGAGGAATCGACGGCCATTTTGCAGCGGGCCGATGAGCGGCTCTCCCGTCCCCCCGATTCCACCCGCCGCCGCATCTCTTTGCAGCCGCTCGTCCCCGGACGAAGGGTGGACGCTCCGGCCGAAGCCGATGTGGCCTTCTGGCTGACGGCGGTCTCCTTCCTGGTTCTGCTCATCGCCTGCGCCAATGTGGCCAATCTCTTCCTGGTCCGCGGACTGCGCCGCCGCCGCGAAATCGCACTGCGGCTGACGCTGGGCATGGGACGCCTCCGGCTCGCGGGACACCTGCTCAGCGAGAGCCTGCTGCTGGCTTTGCTGGGATGCGCGGCGGCGCTGGGACTGGCTTATTGGGGCGGACAGGCGGTTCGTGCCGGCCTCTTTCCCCAGGTCGACTGGAGCACCGGCTTGCTCAACCCGCGTTTGACCGCCTTCAGCCTGGGACTGGCTTTGCTGGCCGCCTTGCTGGCTTCCCTTCCCGCCTCTTTTCAGGCGCGGCGGCGCGATCTGGTTGAACCGCTCAAGTCCTCGGGGGGAACGGCCTCCCCCTCCCGTTCCCATGCCCGCAGCCTGCTCCTGGTGGCCCAAACGGCTCTTTCGGTGGTCCTGCTGGTGGGCGCCGGACTGTTCCTGCACAGCCTGCAACAGGCGGGCTCCCTCGATCTGGGATACGTCACTGAAGACGTGGTGCTGCTCACGCCCGACCTGGAACCCGGCGTCGACCGCTACAAATCCGTTTCGCTCTACCAAGAAGCGCTCGACTTCCTCTCCCGCCAGCCCGGGGTGCGCTCGGCGGCCGCCGCCTGGACGGTTCCTTTCCTGGGAGGCATCTCTTACCGCGTCAACTATCCTGACGGCACTCCCCTGCCCCGCCTTCCCACCGGAGGTCCCTGGTCGGTGGGCGTGATGGGCGACTACTTCAAGACCATGGACGTGGAAATCCTGCGGGGACGCGCCTTTAACGAAGAGGATCGTTCCGGGGTCCCGCCCTCCCTTATCGTAAGCCGCACCATGGCCGAGATCGTCTGGCCCGGGCAGGATCCGCTGGGGCAGTGCCTGATCTTCCAGGGGACCGACTACTGCAGCCGCGTGGTGGGCGTGGCCGAGGACGTCACCCGGCGCAGCTTCAGCGAGGGTCCCACCTTGCTCTTCTACATCAACTTGGACCAGATCGGGGAAGGCTATCCTCCCCGCACCTTCTACGTCCGCACTGAAGCCCCTCCGCGCGGTCCGGGACCCGAGGATCTGCGGAGGCGCCTGCTGCAGATGGACAGCCGCTTCCGCCACGTCGAAGCCCAGACCTTCGAACACCTGACGGCTCCCGAAAAGCGCGCCTGGCGCCTGGGCGCCACGCTTTTCAGCGTCTTCGGGGTGCTGGCGCTGGCCGTTTCAGGCCTGGGCCTTTACAGCGTGCTGGCCTTCGAGGCCGCCCGCCGCCGCCGCGAAATGAGCATCCGCAGCGCCCTGGGCGCCACCCTTCGCCACCTGGCCGCCCTCATGCTCTCGCGCTGCCTTCGTCTGGCTCTGGCGGGGATCGTTTTGGGCCTGCTGCTGTCCGCCCTGCTGGCCCCCAACCTGGCCGACCTCTTCTTCATGACCTCGCCCCACCAGGCCTCCGTCTACGGGCAAGCCGCCCTGGTGCTGCTGTCCGTCTCCCTGCTGGCCTGCCTGATCCCCACCATGCGCACAGCCCGCACCAACCCCGCCACAACCCTCAAGGTAGAGTAGAAGGGCGGCGTCTATTCGTCCGCCGAGACCTCTGGCAGCCTTTCAGGCGGCTCGACGGTGTGAAGAATGGCTTTTCCAATATGGCGGCCAAGACTATGAGCCTGAGCGTGGCAGACGAGGCCCATTGGAGGAGGATCCGTGGGTATTAACAACAATGAGCAGGGTTCAAGTCAAGGAACGCTTCGGGAATTAGGTGGGGAGTTTTGGGCGGAGCTCCATCGTGGCCATGGAAGGAAAACGATGTCCTTGAGGGAGCCGAATGCCGCGGTTCATCCGTCTGGCCAGAAAAGTCGTTTTTCCCTCCCAGGCGATTCCTCTCAATTGCTCTCAGGCGAAGCCTCGGACATCGATCTCCTCGAAATCTCGCTTTTCAAGACTCGTTCCCAGGATGTCGATTTCTACACTCCAACCGGGAGGGCTATAAAGATCTTTGCGCTTTGCCAAGGATTTGGCTAAAGGTTTGAAAAGCAGGCGTTTGGGGTCTGAGGGAAAATCAGAAGAAGAGGGCTCTTAGACCAGATAGCCGGCGACCAGGAAGCCGATGTAGGTGCCTACGCCGTAGCCCAGGGTTCCGATGAGGACGCTGGCCAGGACCATGTCTGAGCGGCCCAGGCTGCGGGCCAGGGCCAGAGCCGAAGGGGCTCCGCCTACGTTGGCCTGGGAGGCGATGGCCAAGACCTCCCAGTCGATCTTGAAGAGGCCTCCCAGCAGAAAGATGACGAGTCCGTGCACCAGCACGATGGTGGCGGCGAAGATGAAAAGGGAAAAGCCCAGCTCGCCGATCTCATCGAAAGCCGTCAGGTCGCAGAAGGCGCCGATCACGGCCAGGAAGAGGTAGATGGCCAACATGCCCAGGGCCCGGGTGCCGGGGAGGCGGTTGATGACCTGCAACTGTCCCAGGATCAGTGCCAGCGTAGTCAGGACCACGATGGACGGCAGGGGATATCCCATCCCCGCCATCCAGTCGGCCGTCAGGTTGGAGAGCCAGATGGCCGCTCCACCCATTCCCAGCAGCAGGGCCAGATTGC includes:
- a CDS encoding nuclear transport factor 2 family protein, encoding MATMTTLLMALWMLAAPGAEDDIVKLLQDQAEAWNQGDLEGFMEGYWNSPDLTFYSGGNITRGWQATVERYQRRYQSEGREMGHLVFSDLKVEMLGEDAALVRGRWQLTLSDGSQPGGLYTLILRRFEDGWKVTHDHTSSAD
- the hemG gene encoding protoporphyrinogen oxidase, producing the protein MSRKTRIGIVGGGISGLVTAFYLKQGSAKRGVPLEITLLEQSQRLGGVIRSQREGDFLLEAGPEGFASHKPAALRLVSELGLDDKVVGSNDHLRKTYLYSEDRLREFPDGMMFLAPMRLLPFWRTAPLSRRGRLRALMEPLISHSQGDPSIQQFLRRRLGAEFTDKLAQPMVAAIYGGDAARLSAPSAMADFYRLEQRFGSLYRGMRWLNSLSKGRPQRSCYLSFQGGMQTLVDELQRRLQDSDIRLGLRNLRLTSWNGRLNLEAGSHRDSFDRLILTTPAYAGASILRPLLPEAAPPLQDIPYGSSRLVYLAYRRQDFDHPQDGFGFIVHPEQRAAVDACTWVNRKFEGRCPQDAVLMRVAVHQRRLRRLPESDQGLAEAVHRDLQRIMGYSCQPLLQRVFSVSRAMPQLTVGHSQRMQAVRQALRRVPGLYLTGAFAGGVGIPECIRSSHDISQQVLDSL
- a CDS encoding TIGR04053 family radical SAM/SPASM domain-containing protein; this encodes MISTGAEGRAVHPSMVDFDRSPFVAIWETTRSCDLACRHCRAEAIPDPLPGELNHQEGLGLLHDLAEMGTPICVLSGGDPAKRPDLLELIRYGRKAGMRMATIPAATARLERGLVENLKEAGLAQMALSLDGPSAQVHDSFRNTPGTFHRTLQGARWAREAGLPLQINTTLSAFNYQHFDAIADLVSQLGVVFWEVFFLVPMGRGRDVDQLNAQQYEDLFARLARLASQVDFVVKITEAPHYRRYLLQHRPGGAATGHRRGHAGGHPGTGVMHMPGGTIPRHLPERMKRDFGHGGAIGLAPRGVNSGNGHLFVAYNGDVFPSGFLPRKCGNIRSRPLAEIYRNHAVFRQLRTPSLLKGKCGICSFKRICGGSRARAYAMTGDYLAEEPFCAYDPPRTSETSAAQSPAMA
- the amrB gene encoding AmmeMemoRadiSam system protein B, yielding MANPKLRYLEAIPIREDGQQLVVLRDPLQISEQMLAVTPALYGLMMLFDGRRTPQQVRAEVERVTQQPFSSEDLQSILDQFDEALFLENERFAQRHRQLLEDFRSSSLRESSHAGQSYPAQAEDLSRLIADFYAAPQGAGAPGKAAAPPPLALIAPHIDPRLGGPCYTHAYRALAECERPDLFVILGTGHHGLPELFSVSRKDFQTPLGTAATDREFADRLLENAGDGLFQEDLTHRSEHTIEFQVVFLQHLLGSRPFKILPVLVSFSYLNFQHPSVADQHRRLFDRFLEALRRTADQSGRRICYIASVDLAHIGPRYGDDYRPREEHIEEVRRKDLEMLDPLLEGDAAEFFRYVAEEEDRRRICGFSPLYTLYTLLQGRSTRILDHSHAQMDETGSFVTFTSAVIDGE
- a CDS encoding NAD(P)-dependent oxidoreductase — its product is MKVDRIVATGPLPEWAEGRIGGAFRLFVASNPDPRSLVGELGADVAAIIARSSTRIDARVFEAAPNLRVIGRTGVGYDSVDVEAARRRHVVVLYTPDAVTQATAEHTVSLLVAAAKDVPGWQRRVGEGRWTERNRVLNRDLYGSTLGIVGYGRIGRRVHELLKPWGMTVLACDPHVGGAEMECCGARPVTLRKLLRESDFVTLHCPLNESTRGLINAENLRQARKGAVLVNCARGGLIESNQVLMKALQEGGLSAVALDVLEKEPPAAGDPLMRHPRAIVTAHVASRTPRTQRIMVETLLDDLMAVLTGGHPRPGNVVG
- the treS gene encoding maltose alpha-D-glucosyltransferase; its protein translation is MNESKIDHSQHDWYKDAIFYEVHVRAFYDSNADGIGDFAGLTQKLDYIGDLGVTCIWLLPFYVSPLDDDGYDIADYYRIHPDYGTIKDFEVFLREAHARGLRVIADLVVNHTSIEHEWFKQARDPQSPYHDYYVWSDDPSTYSDARIIFVDTEPSNWTYDNQAKKHYWHRFFSHQADLNYDNPKVQKEMLEVVDFWLAKGLDGFRVDAVPYLFEREGTNCENLPETHAFCKKLRAHVDEHFPGRVLLAEANQWPDDVVEYFGDNDEFHMCFNFPIMPRMFMAIRREDREPIENIIVNLPEIPRDCQWATFLRNHDELSLEMVTADERDYMWQEYASDPRMKLNLGIRRRLFPLMENNRRAVELLHSLLLTLPGSPILYYGDEIGMGDNIYLSDRFGCRTPMQWNDDRNAGFSRADPSKLYFPVISDPGYSYQGVNVESAQRHRSSFLNYVKRLIRIRQSYPAFSRGEIHFLHPDNNRVVSYLCVQDGQVMLVVNNLSRYSQFVELDLRQFNGYQPIDCFSENPFPRIGELPYLLTMGPYGFYWFELTKP
- a CDS encoding VOC family protein codes for the protein MIKSLKWMGVRTDRYQEMREFYSDKLGLELFDEESDYVDFLLPNGDRVELFAPGSIPDEPLDTPVMGLEVEDVDQARRHFESRGVEFIGPVRQGKTLRWTYFRAPDGHVYELVGPAK
- a CDS encoding ADOP family duplicated permease encodes the protein MAEMLRETLRQLRRHPFFALAVALTLSLGIGVNAVMFGIVDRMLMRPPLHVSEPQQVKILYRHQIHQGKAVAGNELTYGNYLAQRDHSSFESIGLQLALQPLSGHGEDTRRLEARLVSASFFPTLGVQPYRGRFFTAEDDQPQSHPVAVLSHAFWMEHFGGDPEVLNRRLEVDSLEFDVVGVAPAGFTGFQLAPVDVWLPFDRAIRGLDLRTDRWLDPGAPWSWAQVVVRLKPGVSIEAAEEESTAILQRADERLSRPPDSTRRRISLQPLVPGRRVDAPAEADVAFWLTAVSFLVLLIACANVANLFLVRGLRRRREIALRLTLGMGRLRLAGHLLSESLLLALLGCAAALGLAYWGGQAVRAGLFPQVDWSTGLLNPRLTAFSLGLALLAALLASLPASFQARRRDLVEPLKSSGGTASPSRSHARSLLLVAQTALSVVLLVGAGLFLHSLQQAGSLDLGYVTEDVVLLTPDLEPGVDRYKSVSLYQEALDFLSRQPGVRSAAAAWTVPFLGGISYRVNYPDGTPLPRLPTGGPWSVGVMGDYFKTMDVEILRGRAFNEEDRSGVPPSLIVSRTMAEIVWPGQDPLGQCLIFQGTDYCSRVVGVAEDVTRRSFSEGPTLLFYINLDQIGEGYPPRTFYVRTEAPPRGPGPEDLRRRLLQMDSRFRHVEAQTFEHLTAPEKRAWRLGATLFSVFGVLALAVSGLGLYSVLAFEAARRRREMSIRSALGATLRHLAALMLSRCLRLALAGIVLGLLLSALLAPNLADLFFMTSPHQASVYGQAALVLLSVSLLACLIPTMRTARTNPATTLKVE